Proteins from a genomic interval of Quercus lobata isolate SW786 chromosome 11, ValleyOak3.0 Primary Assembly, whole genome shotgun sequence:
- the LOC115968724 gene encoding F-box protein At3g07870-like yields the protein MSDNLPEVSKSITEEALWDSLPHEILTHVFLHLPIKSIITCTSVSKTWKSLIQNPYFISTHLHHSSNNKNLLLFRLCPKPLAKAVKQLKRIGDEKEVYALHWDDNTNFHQYTSFDDFPFHGQSATGVFRVVGTCNGLICLADDLNTYAYNFILWNPCVKKYVRLPNPNFSFRTTGPYTAAVGFGFDSKTNDYKVVRFVTPEDRDFEEGEFTPRVEVYSLATGEWRVVTAQCSKCAVRDTMRVYLRLQAFVNGALHLVCYKTTPEIRFLYFVLVFDLEDEVFREIPLPKHSDMYYWEWVSILAYGNSIAVIEPGYSVDTLDIWVLKNYADADADASSWTKIISLDAQAPPQDIPRPLRGSYRKKIPCAKAFRKSGEVILETSRKRLVSRNLETQEVKDLGITGSKYSFVDPYVESLVLLDKPDLAVTY from the coding sequence ATGTCAGACAACTTACCTGAAGTTTCGAAATCCATCACAGAAGAAGCATTGTGGGACTCTCTTCCTCATGAAATCCTAACCCACGTTTTCCTACACCTACCCATCAAATCCATCATCACTTGCACCTCTGTCTCCAAAACATGGAAATCCCTCATCCAAAACCCCTATTTCATTTCCACTCATCTTCACCACTCCTCCAACAACAAAAACCTCCTCCTCTTCAGACTCTGCCCTAAGCCTCTCGCCAAAGCAGTCAAACAACTGAAACGAATCGGAGATGAAAAAGAAGTCTACGCTTTACATTGGGACGACAACACCAATTTCCATCAATACACCAGCTTTGACGACTTCCCTTTCCATGGCCAAAGCGCTACTGGAGTATTCCGCGTAGTTGGTACTTGTAATGGCTTGATTTGCCTAGCTGATGATTTAAACACTTACGCATATAATTTCATTCTCTGGAACCCTTGTGTTAAAAAATACGTGCGACTTCCTAACCCCAATTTCTCCTTCAGGACTACCGGTCCCTACACCGCGGctgttgggtttgggtttgattccAAAACCAATGACTATAAGGTCGTGAGGTTTGTCACTCCTGAGGATAGGGACTTCGAAGAGGGGGAATTCACACCAAGGGTTGAGGTCTACTCACTTGCCACTGGGGAATGGAGAGTGGTTACTGCTCAATGTTCCAAATGTGCTGTTCGTGACACAATGAGGGTCTACCTACGCCTACAGGCTTTTGTCAATGGGGCTCTGCATTTGGTTTGTTACAAGACAACTCCAGAAATAAGATTTCTCTActttgttttggtgtttgatttgGAGGATGAGGTCTTCCGTGAGATACCACTGCCTAAGCATTCCGATATGTACTATTGGGAGTGGGTATCTATTTTGGCATATGGGAATTCCATTGCTGTGATCGAACCTGGATATTCTGTTGACACTCTCGATATATGGGTGTTGAAGAACTATGCGGATGCGGATGCGGATGCGTCATCATGGACCAAAATTATAAGTTTGGATGCTCAAGCGCCCCCACAGGACATTCCAAGGCCACTTCGTGGTTCTTACAGAAAGAAAATACCTTGTGCAAAAGCTTTTAGGAAGAGTGGCGAGGTTATATTGGAAACATCTAGAAAAAGGCTTGTGTCACGAAACCTTGAGACCCAAGAGGTTAAAGACCTTGGGATTACTGGATCTAAGTATAGTTTTGTTGATCCTTATGTTGAGAGTCTAGTTTTGCTAGACAAACCCGACCTTGCAGTTACTTACTAA